The Indicator indicator isolate 239-I01 chromosome 22, UM_Iind_1.1, whole genome shotgun sequence genome includes a window with the following:
- the TBC1D24 gene encoding TBC1 domain family member 24 — protein sequence MDEYSRFVDWDKMDAGAQSQDAKELSCTEFQELKQLARQGYWAKNHSLRAKVYQRLISSIPCRTVTPDANVYRDIVVKIVGKRSSGSLPLPEFVDNSLVPSYCLNAEGVGAVRKIILCVANQFPDISFCPALPSVTALLLHYSRDEAECFEQVCRILACNDPSRRLIDQTFLAFESSCMTFGDLVNKYCQAAHKLMVAVSEDVLEVYSDWQRWLFGELPMAYVARVFDVFLVEGYKVLYRVALALLKFFHKVRAGQPLESDSIQQDIRAFVRDIAKSVSPEKLLEKAFAIRLFSRKEIQLLQMANEKALQQKGITVKQKSIASPQRQNVHLAVHAENFKSEIVSVKEMRDIWSWIPERFALCQPLLLFTTLEHGCSLSRFYSHSEGHEPTLLLIKTTAKEVCGAYLSTDWSERRRGGNKLSFFGTGECFVFRLQPEVERYEWVIIKHPELATAGSEAENHSSAAASILPPSSGPAEPSDRLSPFLSARHFHLPSKTASMFMAGSSECIIIGGGDGQALYLDADLNHGRTSHCNTFNNQPLCSESFQISVLEVWGFRDTMNG from the exons ATGGATGAGTACAGCCGCTTCGTGGACTGGGACAAAATGGATGCTGGTGCCCAGAGCCAGGATGCGAAGGAGCTAAGCTGCACCGAGTtccaggagctgaagcagctggcCCGCCAGGGCTACTGGGCCAAGAACCACTCCCTGAGAGCCAAAGTGTACCAGAGGCTGATCAGCAGCATCCCCTGCCGCACGGTGACGCCCGACGCCAACGTCTACCGCGACATCGTGGTGAAGATCGTGGGCAAGCGCAGCAGCGGCTCCCTGCCGCTGCCCGAGTTTGTGGACAACAGCCTGGTCCCCAGCTACTGCCTGAACGCCGAGGGCGTGGGGGCCGTCCGGAAGATCATCCTCTGCGTCGCCAACCAGTTCCCCGACATCTCCTTCTGCCCCGCGCTGCCCTCCGTCAccgccctgctgctgcactacaGCAGGGACGAGGCCGAGTGCTTCGAGCAGGTCTGCCGCATCCTGGCCTGCAACGACCCCTCCAGGCGCCTCATCGACCAGACCTTCCTGGCCTTCGAGTCCTCCTGCATGACCTTCGGGGACCTGGTGAACAAGTACTGCCAGGCGGCCCACAAGCTGATGGTGGCGGTGTCGGAGGACGTGCTGGAGGTGTACTCGGACTGGCAGCGCTGGCTCTTCGGGGAGCTGCCCATGGCCTACGTCGCGCGCGTCTTCGACGTCTTCCTGGTGGAGGGCTACAAAGTCCTCTACAGGGTCGCCTTGGCCCTCCTCAAGTTCTTTCACAAAGTCCGAGCCGGGCAGCCCCTGGAGTCTGACAGCATCCAGCAGGACATCCGAGCTTTCGTCAGGGACATCGCCAAGTCCGTGTCCCCcgagaagctgctggagaaggcctTCGCCATCCGCCTCTTCTCGCGGAAGGAgatccagctgctgcagatggccaacgagaaggctctgcagcagaagggcaTCACCGTCAAGCAGAAGAG TATTGCATCTCCCCAAAG GCAGAATGTGCACTTAGCAGTTCATGCTGAGAACTTCAAGTCTGAAATTGTCAGTGTGAAGGAGATGAGAGATATCTGGTCCTGGATCCCGGAGCGCTTTGCCCTTTGCCAGCCCCTCTTGCTTTTCACCACCTTGGAGCATGGCTGCAGTCTAAGCAG GTTCTACTCTCACAGTGAGGGCCATGAACCAACACTTCTCCTCATCAAGACCACAGCAAAAGAG GTCTGTGGTGCTTATCTCTCAACGGACTGGAGCGAGCGCAGGCGAGGAGGCAACAAGCTCAGCTTCTTTGGAACTGGGGAGTGCTTTGTGTTTAGG CTGCAGCCGGAGGTGGAACGCTACGAGTGGGTGATCATCAAACACCCAGAGCTGGCCACAGCAGGTTCAGAGGCAGAGAACCattcctcagcagctgccagcatcctgcctcccagcagtggcccagcagagccctcagatcgcctctcccccttcctctcaGCTCGGCACTTCCACCTGCCTTCCAAAACAGCCTCCATGttcatggctggcagcagtgagtGCATCATCATAG